In Streptococcus sp. SN-1, a single genomic region encodes these proteins:
- a CDS encoding MobC family plasmid mobilization relaxosome protein has product MEHRYRTNLKKVFLSDLELVKLNENISKSNCLSFSEYARRTLLDPGMNFITIDTNSYQDLIFELKRIGNNINQIARSINYSNLITEVELNELRKGIEELIVEVEKDFLIQSEKLRKFYGHH; this is encoded by the coding sequence GTGGAGCACCGATATAGAACAAATTTAAAAAAAGTCTTTTTATCTGACCTAGAATTAGTCAAATTGAATGAAAATATCTCAAAAAGCAACTGCTTATCATTCTCAGAATATGCTAGACGAACTCTACTAGATCCTGGTATGAATTTTATCACCATTGATACAAATAGTTATCAAGATTTGATTTTTGAATTAAAACGAATCGGAAATAATATTAATCAAATAGCCAGAAGCATAAATTATTCGAATTTAATAACGGAAGTTGAATTAAATGAGTTGAGAAAAGGTATAGAAGAGTTAATAGTAGAAGTGGAGAAAGATTTTCTTATTCAATCTGAAAAATTGAGGAAATTTTATGGTCATCACTAA
- a CDS encoding SAG1252 family conjugative relaxosome accessory protein, whose translation MKRDIRSIRKQFRLTETEEKQILDLMREKGEDNFSDFLRKSLLLSDGQQQMEKWFNLWKKQKLEQISRDVYEILIIAKINHQVTQEHVSILLTCIQELIKEVEKTSLLSENFRNKYMR comes from the coding sequence ATGAAAAGAGATATACGTAGTATTCGGAAACAATTTCGCTTAACAGAAACGGAAGAAAAACAAATACTAGATTTAATGAGAGAGAAAGGAGAGGATAATTTTTCTGATTTTCTCCGTAAAAGCTTACTATTGTCTGATGGACAACAACAGATGGAAAAATGGTTCAACCTTTGGAAAAAACAAAAGTTGGAACAAATTAGCCGTGATGTTTATGAAATATTAATAATTGCTAAAATAAATCATCAGGTTACTCAAGAACATGTTTCTATTTTGTTAACTTGTATTCAGGAATTGATTAAAGAAGTAGAAAAAACAAGTCTTCTTAGTGAAAATTTTCGTAACAAATACATGAGGTAG
- a CDS encoding MepB family protein, producing the protein MKILDVLYEFYGDFEFIKEKWNEKYEGILIKIKDEQGYKRCRLAKRTPKKEGYFTVFWKKDTNNMNIPYTNEDLGTELIIVVIDNDKKGLFIIPNEVAIRKKILSTKNSKGKMSMRFYPPWCANLNTTAQSTQKWQLNFFREIELQE; encoded by the coding sequence ATGAAAATACTAGATGTCCTATATGAGTTTTATGGTGATTTTGAGTTCATTAAAGAAAAGTGGAATGAAAAATATGAAGGTATTCTTATCAAAATAAAGGATGAGCAAGGATATAAAAGATGCCGCTTAGCAAAAAGAACACCGAAAAAAGAAGGATATTTTACAGTTTTTTGGAAAAAAGACACAAATAACATGAACATTCCTTATACCAATGAAGATTTGGGAACTGAACTTATTATAGTTGTCATCGATAATGATAAAAAGGGGCTATTTATTATTCCAAACGAAGTTGCTATTCGTAAAAAAATTCTCTCGACAAAAAACAGCAAAGGTAAAATGTCCATGCGATTTTATCCGCCTTGGTGCGCAAATTTAAATACAACGGCTCAATCAACACAAAAATGGCAATTGAATTTTTTTAGAGAAATTGAATTACAAGAATGA
- a CDS encoding DUF5960 family protein, with product MNRKELYDDKLQLDYFSDSYLRFESDFYKYSALDIPLTFITDDILRTMAMSQKHYFKLNKSKSLDGRDHYFVFSIKMNKDSSGIRQYEYQRHCFSL from the coding sequence ATGAATCGTAAAGAATTATATGACGATAAATTGCAGCTAGATTATTTTTCTGATTCTTATTTACGGTTTGAATCAGATTTTTACAAGTACTCTGCTCTAGACATTCCATTAACATTTATCACTGATGACATTTTACGCACAATGGCTATGTCTCAAAAACATTATTTTAAACTTAACAAAAGCAAATCTTTAGACGGTCGTGACCATTATTTTGTTTTTTCTATCAAGATGAACAAAGACAGTAGTGGCATTAGACAGTATGAATATCAGAGACATTGTTTTAGTTTGTAA
- a CDS encoding ribonuclease HII, whose protein sequence is MATIKEIKELLATVKELENPIFLELEQDNRSGVQKEISKRKKAIQAELDENLRLESMLSYEKELYKQGLTLIAGVDEVGRGPLAGPVVAAAVILPQNCKIKGLNDSKKIPKKKHLEIYQAVQDQALSIGIGIMDNQVIDQVNIYEATKLAMKEAISQLSPQPEHLLIDAMKLDLPISQTSIIKGDANSLSIAAASIVAKVTRDELMKDYDQQFPGYDFATNAGYGTAKHLEGLDKLGVTPIHRTSFEPIKSLVSGEKES, encoded by the coding sequence ATGGCGACGATTAAAGAAATCAAAGAACTCCTTGCTACGGTCAAGGAGTTAGAAAACCCTATTTTTTTAGAACTCGAGCAGGATAATCGTTCTGGAGTTCAAAAGGAAATCAGCAAGCGTAAAAAAGCCATTCAAGCTGAATTAGATGAAAATTTGCGCTTGGAATCCATGCTTTCTTATGAAAAAGAACTTTATAAGCAAGGATTGACCTTAATTGCTGGTGTTGATGAGGTCGGCCGAGGTCCTCTGGCTGGGCCAGTAGTTGCTGCAGCCGTTATTTTACCTCAAAATTGTAAAATTAAAGGTCTCAACGACAGCAAGAAAATTCCTAAAAAGAAACATCTAGAAATTTATCAAGCCGTTCAAGATCAAGCCTTGTCAATCGGCATTGGTATCATGGATAATCAGGTCATTGACCAAGTCAATATCTATGAAGCAACCAAACTAGCTATGAAGGAAGCAATCTCCCAGCTCAGTCCTCAACCTGAGCACCTTTTGATAGATGCCATGAAACTGGATTTACCAATTTCACAAACATCTATCATCAAAGGAGATGCTAATTCCCTTTCAATTGCAGCAGCTTCTATAGTAGCCAAGGTGACACGTGATGAATTGATGAAGGACTACGATCAGCAGTTCCCTGGCTATGATTTCGCTACTAATGCAGGATATGGAACAGCTAAACACCTGGAAGGACTGGATAAACTAGGAGTTACCCCAATTCACCGAACCAGCTTTGAACCCATTAAATCGCTGGTTTCAGGAGAAAAAGAAAGTTAA
- a CDS encoding chloride channel protein yields the protein MEEQSETLSSKKEFAFASSTILSQVGRGIIVGLVVGIIVGSFRFLIEKGFHLIQGLYQEQAHLVRNLFIIGLFYLIVCWLSAKLTRSEKDIKGSGIPQVEAELKGLMTLNWWGVLWKKYILGILAIASGLMLGREGPSIQLGAVGGKGIAKWLKSSPVEERSLIASGAAAGLAAAFNAPIAGLLFVVEEVYHHFSRFFWVSTLAASLVANFVSLLIFGLTPVLDMPDNIPLMTLDQYWIYLLMGVFLGLSGFLYEKAVLNVGRVYDWIGKKIRLDRAYYPILAFILIIPVGIFLPQILGGGNQLVLSLTEQDFSFQVLLAYFLIRFVWSMISYGSGLPGGIFLPILALGSLLGALVGVICVNLGLVSQEQFPIFVILGMSGYFGAISKAPLTAMILVTEMVGDIRNLMPLGLVTLVAYIIMDLLKGAPVYEAMLEKMLPEEASDEGEVTLIEIPVSDKIAGKQVHELNLPHNVLITTQVHNGKSQTVNGSTRMYLGDMIHLVIPKSEIGKVKDLLL from the coding sequence ATGGAGGAACAGTCAGAAACACTAAGTTCCAAGAAAGAATTTGCCTTTGCCTCAAGCACCATATTATCCCAAGTTGGACGAGGAATCATTGTCGGTCTTGTCGTTGGGATAATCGTTGGATCCTTTCGTTTCTTAATTGAAAAAGGCTTCCACCTGATACAAGGACTTTATCAAGAACAAGCGCACCTAGTGCGCAATCTTTTTATCATTGGTCTATTTTATTTAATAGTTTGTTGGCTCAGTGCGAAATTAACTCGGTCAGAAAAAGATATCAAAGGCTCAGGAATTCCTCAAGTCGAAGCCGAATTAAAGGGATTGATGACTCTCAACTGGTGGGGAGTTCTTTGGAAAAAATATATTCTAGGAATTCTTGCTATTGCTAGTGGCCTTATGCTAGGGCGTGAAGGACCAAGCATTCAACTCGGAGCGGTCGGTGGTAAAGGAATTGCCAAGTGGCTTAAATCCAGTCCAGTAGAGGAACGATCCTTGATTGCGAGTGGAGCTGCAGCAGGATTAGCCGCTGCATTTAATGCTCCCATTGCAGGACTTCTCTTTGTTGTAGAAGAAGTCTATCACCATTTTTCGCGCTTTTTCTGGGTCTCAACTCTAGCGGCTAGTCTCGTAGCAAACTTTGTTTCTCTGCTCATATTTGGCCTAACACCCGTACTGGATATGCCAGACAATATCCCACTCATGACCCTAGATCAGTATTGGATTTACCTCCTTATGGGAGTTTTTCTTGGACTTTCTGGTTTTCTCTATGAAAAAGCTGTACTCAACGTCGGCAGAGTTTATGATTGGATTGGTAAAAAAATCCGTTTGGATAGAGCTTATTATCCAATTCTAGCTTTTATTCTCATCATACCAGTCGGAATCTTCTTACCCCAAATCCTTGGTGGTGGAAATCAGCTGGTTCTTTCCTTAACTGAGCAAGATTTTAGTTTTCAAGTTCTATTAGCGTACTTTTTGATTCGCTTTGTTTGGAGCATGATTAGTTATGGAAGTGGCCTTCCAGGAGGAATTTTCCTACCAATTTTAGCGCTTGGCTCCTTACTGGGAGCTCTAGTTGGTGTTATTTGTGTCAATCTTGGACTTGTCAGTCAGGAGCAATTCCCTATATTTGTCATTCTGGGAATGAGTGGCTATTTTGGAGCGATATCCAAGGCTCCCTTAACTGCTATGATACTCGTAACTGAGATGGTAGGAGATATTCGCAACCTTATGCCACTTGGATTAGTAACCCTAGTTGCCTACATCATCATGGACTTACTTAAAGGTGCGCCAGTTTATGAGGCTATGTTGGAAAAAATGCTACCAGAAGAGGCGTCAGATGAAGGAGAAGTCACCCTCATTGAAATCCCTGTTTCAGATAAAATAGCAGGAAAACAAGTACACGAACTCAACTTGCCACATAACGTACTCATCACCACCCAAGTTCATAATGGCAAGAGCCAAACAGTTAACGGCTCAACCAGAATGTATCTCGGTGATATGATTCACCTTGTTATTCCAAAAAGTGAAATTGGGAAAGTCAAAGATTTGTTGTTGTAG
- a CDS encoding SAG1250 family conjugative relaxase, which yields MVITKHFAIHGKNYRSKLIKYILNPSKTKNLTLVSDFGMRNYLDFPSYKELVRMYNDNFLSNDTLYEFRHDRQEVNQRKIHSHHIIQSFSPDDHLTPEQINRIGYETVKELTGGRFRFIVATHVDKDHIHNHIILNSIDQNSDKKFLWNYKSEHNLRMVSDRLSKIAGAKIIENRYSHRQYEVYRKTNYKYEIKQRVYFLIENSKNFEDFKKKAKALHLKIDFRHKHVTFFMTDSNMKQVVRDSKLSRKQPYDETYFKKKFVQREIINILEFLLPKMKNMNELIQRAEFFGLKIIPKEKHVLFEFDGIKLSEQELVKTNRYSVSYFQDYFNNKNETVVLDTKNLVEVYNEEKLIKEKELPTEEVVWKSYQDFKRNRDAVHEFEVELNLNQIEEVVDDGMYIKVQFGIRQEGLIFVPNIQINMEEEKVKVFIRETSSYYVYHKDLAEKNRFIKGKTLIRQFNLQYEPQYMYRRIPLSKIKEKIEQLDFLISAENSPNDFEDITNDFIAQISYLENMIEQVQNRIDDLTSLEEVLLNNTTNSSNNLANSIQGKSSVDTIEKDLYRYKGKIETLKEQHREAINLFEMFNKTIKKYKKKQNMKSIEENEIHLE from the coding sequence ATGGTCATCACTAAACACTTTGCGATTCATGGAAAAAATTATCGTAGCAAACTAATCAAATATATTTTGAATCCAAGTAAAACAAAAAATCTAACACTAGTTTCAGATTTTGGTATGAGAAATTATTTAGATTTTCCTAGTTATAAAGAACTAGTGAGGATGTACAATGATAATTTTTTAAGTAATGATACTCTTTATGAATTTCGTCATGATAGGCAAGAAGTAAATCAACGAAAAATTCATTCTCATCACATCATTCAGTCCTTTTCTCCAGATGACCATCTTACTCCCGAACAAATCAATCGGATTGGTTATGAGACAGTTAAAGAGTTGACAGGAGGTAGATTTCGTTTCATTGTAGCAACTCATGTCGATAAAGATCATATCCACAATCACATCATTCTAAATTCAATTGATCAGAATTCTGATAAAAAGTTTCTATGGAATTATAAGTCAGAACATAATCTACGAATGGTTTCTGATCGTCTTTCAAAAATTGCAGGGGCAAAAATTATAGAAAATCGTTATTCGCATCGTCAGTATGAAGTTTATCGCAAAACAAATTACAAATATGAAATAAAACAACGAGTATATTTTCTAATCGAGAACTCGAAAAATTTTGAAGATTTCAAGAAAAAAGCAAAAGCTTTACATTTAAAAATTGATTTTAGACACAAGCATGTTACTTTTTTTATGACTGATTCAAATATGAAACAAGTCGTACGTGATAGTAAATTGAGTAGAAAACAACCTTATGATGAAACTTATTTTAAGAAAAAGTTTGTTCAAAGGGAAATCATAAACATCTTAGAATTTTTGCTTCCGAAAATGAAGAATATGAATGAATTGATTCAACGAGCAGAATTTTTTGGATTAAAAATAATTCCGAAAGAAAAACATGTTCTATTTGAATTTGATGGGATTAAGCTTTCAGAGCAGGAATTGGTAAAAACGAATCGGTATAGTGTTAGTTATTTTCAAGACTATTTTAATAACAAAAATGAAACTGTTGTCTTAGATACTAAAAATTTAGTTGAAGTTTACAATGAAGAAAAGCTAATTAAAGAAAAAGAGTTGCCGACAGAAGAGGTGGTATGGAAATCCTATCAAGATTTCAAGAGAAATAGGGATGCAGTTCATGAGTTTGAGGTAGAGTTGAATCTTAATCAAATAGAAGAAGTAGTGGACGATGGAATGTACATTAAGGTACAGTTTGGCATCCGACAAGAAGGACTTATTTTTGTACCAAATATTCAGATCAATATGGAAGAGGAAAAAGTTAAAGTATTTATCAGAGAAACTAGTTCTTACTATGTATACCATAAAGATTTAGCAGAAAAAAATCGCTTTATTAAAGGTAAAACTTTGATTAGACAATTTAATCTTCAGTATGAACCACAGTATATGTATAGAAGAATTCCTCTTAGCAAAATTAAAGAAAAAATAGAACAATTAGATTTTCTTATATCTGCGGAAAATAGTCCGAATGATTTTGAAGATATAACAAATGATTTCATTGCCCAAATATCATATCTAGAGAATATGATTGAACAAGTCCAAAATAGAATTGATGATTTAACTAGTTTAGAGGAAGTATTGTTGAATAATACGACAAATAGTTCTAACAATTTAGCAAATAGTATTCAAGGTAAAAGTTCAGTAGATACAATAGAGAAGGATTTATACAGATATAAAGGAAAGATTGAAACACTGAAGGAACAACATAGAGAAGCAATAAATTTATTTGAAATGTTTAATAAAACAATAAAGAAATATAAGAAAAAACAAAATATGAAATCTATTGAAGAAAATGAGATACATTTAGAGTAA
- the ylqF gene encoding ribosome biogenesis GTPase YlqF: MATIQWFPGHMSKARRQVQENLKFVDFVTILVDARLPLSSQNPMLAKIVGDKPKLLILNKADLADPAMTKEWRQYFESQGIQTLAINSKEQVTVKVVTDAAKKLMADKIARQKERGIQIETLRTMIIGIPNAGKSTLMNRLAGKKIAVVGNKPGVTKGQQWLKTNKDLEILDTPGILWPKFEDETVALKLALTGAIKDQLLPMDEVTIFGLNYFKEHYPEKLAERFKRMKIEEEAPVIIMDMTRALGFRDDYDRFYSLFVKEVRDGKLGNYTLDTLEDLDGDD; encoded by the coding sequence ATGGCTACTATTCAATGGTTTCCTGGTCACATGTCTAAAGCACGTCGACAGGTTCAGGAAAATTTAAAATTTGTTGATTTTGTGACGATTTTGGTGGATGCACGCTTACCTCTATCTAGTCAAAATCCTATGTTGGCAAAAATTGTTGGTGACAAACCAAAACTCTTGATTTTAAACAAAGCAGACTTGGCCGATCCAGCAATGACCAAAGAATGGCGTCAGTATTTTGAATCACAAGGAATCCAGACTCTGGCTATCAACTCCAAAGAGCAAGTGACTGTAAAAGTTGTAACAGATGCGGCAAAAAAACTCATGGCTGATAAGATTGCTCGCCAAAAAGAACGTGGAATTCAGATTGAAACCTTGCGTACCATGATTATTGGGATTCCAAATGCTGGTAAATCAACTCTCATGAACCGTTTAGCTGGTAAGAAAATTGCCGTTGTCGGCAATAAACCAGGGGTTACCAAGGGACAACAATGGCTCAAAACTAATAAGGACCTTGAAATCCTAGACACACCGGGGATTCTTTGGCCTAAGTTTGAGGATGAAACTGTTGCGCTTAAGTTGGCCTTGACTGGAGCTATTAAAGACCAGTTGCTTCCTATGGATGAGGTAACTATTTTTGGTCTCAATTATTTCAAAGAACATTATCCAGAAAAGCTGGCTGAACGCTTCAAACGAATGAAAATTGAGGAAGAAGCGCCTGTTATTATTATGGACATGACCCGTGCCCTCGGTTTCCGTGATGACTATGACCGCTTTTACAGTCTCTTCGTGAAGGAAGTCCGCGATGGCAAACTCGGTAACTATACCTTAGATACATTGGAAGACCTCGATGGCGACGATTAA
- a CDS encoding helix-turn-helix domain-containing protein, which translates to MLKRIRDLREDDDLTQEYIAKIVLNCTRSAYSKMEAGSRLISINDLIKLADFYKVSLDYLVGRVDNKEDHYSKK; encoded by the coding sequence ATGTTGAAAAGGATTAGAGATTTACGTGAAGATGATGATTTGACACAAGAATATATTGCGAAAATCGTTTTGAATTGTACAAGATCAGCTTATTCTAAAATGGAAGCTGGTAGCAGGTTAATCTCTATAAATGACCTTATCAAACTTGCAGATTTTTATAAGGTGAGTCTAGACTACCTTGTAGGTCGAGTTGATAATAAAGAAGACCATTACTCCAAAAAGTAG
- a CDS encoding site-specific integrase has translation MYYVTKTNSKGQPLYQVVEKYKDPLTGKWKSVTVSYTKNTSRARKQAEREVLDKIDRLTTSFESQFSPELITTFGELKENWFQTWCVSVKPQTIQRELLVIKRLGKIIGDDFLLDRITPLLMKNSLNKYLEMYDASPSTMTHIKSTCNKIFNHGVLYNVIKFSPMTAVKLDISLEKRRKAKERHDSKFLEIHELHAFFDVLRQCRNANYYDLAIVLLLTGIRISEAAFLPSDIDFEKGILHIDKALQYHCLKVEQFHFDTTKTLNSIREVALPEAASEAIKRAIQRNKEFDAYMEKHPCPAFTHSESVFRTEYGSPITSSTFRQILKRIEGKLLTNCLSDYGFKWVKHVTPHSFRHMHISYLQSNEMHIAVKDIMTRVGHANFETTMGYTHNINRSQENTVKALNQFVENHNFHFEELKSYTCKYSRMIEKFIETSDNSNKVELSVDEFKDLLHLSPRYSPKNIVSNLLLKIKKDIVKYHPQFDIKIVKSSENQIRGFSIAW, from the coding sequence ATGTATTATGTAACTAAAACAAATTCAAAAGGGCAACCCTTATATCAAGTGGTTGAAAAGTACAAAGATCCACTAACAGGAAAGTGGAAATCAGTAACTGTAAGTTATACTAAGAATACTAGTAGGGCGAGGAAACAAGCTGAAAGAGAGGTTCTTGATAAAATAGATAGACTAACTACTTCATTTGAAAGTCAATTTAGCCCTGAACTGATTACAACATTTGGAGAGTTAAAAGAAAATTGGTTTCAGACTTGGTGTGTCTCTGTTAAACCACAAACAATTCAGAGAGAACTACTGGTTATAAAGCGTCTTGGGAAAATTATAGGAGATGATTTTTTGTTAGACAGGATTACTCCACTTCTGATGAAAAATAGTCTCAATAAATATTTAGAAATGTATGATGCATCGCCTTCAACAATGACTCATATAAAAAGTACTTGTAATAAGATTTTTAATCATGGTGTGTTATATAATGTCATTAAGTTTTCTCCAATGACTGCGGTAAAACTAGATATTTCACTAGAAAAAAGACGTAAAGCAAAAGAAAGACATGATTCTAAATTTCTAGAAATCCATGAATTACATGCATTTTTTGATGTATTACGCCAATGCAGAAATGCAAACTATTATGATCTTGCTATAGTATTGTTGCTTACAGGTATTCGAATTAGTGAAGCAGCATTTTTACCATCAGATATTGATTTTGAAAAAGGAATCTTGCATATTGATAAGGCACTTCAATATCATTGTTTAAAAGTTGAGCAATTTCATTTTGATACAACTAAAACACTCAATTCAATTAGAGAAGTAGCTTTGCCTGAAGCTGCAAGCGAAGCTATTAAAAGGGCAATACAGAGAAATAAAGAGTTTGATGCTTATATGGAGAAACATCCCTGTCCTGCTTTTACACATTCTGAAAGTGTATTTAGAACAGAATACGGCTCTCCAATAACATCAAGCACTTTTCGTCAAATTTTGAAACGAATAGAAGGAAAATTATTGACAAATTGTTTAAGTGACTATGGTTTTAAGTGGGTAAAACATGTTACTCCCCATTCGTTTAGGCATATGCATATTAGTTACCTTCAAAGTAATGAGATGCACATAGCAGTGAAAGATATTATGACTAGAGTAGGACACGCTAACTTTGAGACAACAATGGGCTATACACATAATATAAATCGTTCACAAGAAAATACTGTAAAAGCCTTAAATCAATTTGTAGAAAATCACAATTTCCATTTTGAAGAATTGAAAAGTTATACCTGTAAATATTCCAGAATGATTGAAAAATTCATTGAAACTAGTGATAATAGCAATAAAGTAGAATTAAGTGTTGATGAGTTCAAAGACTTGTTACATCTTAGTCCACGTTACTCACCTAAAAATATTGTTTCAAATTTACTATTAAAAATCAAAAAAGATATTGTCAAATACCACCCACAGTTTGATATAAAGATTGTGAAATCAAGTGAGAATCAAATCAGAGGTTTTTCCATTGCATGGTAG